A single genomic interval of Gossypium raimondii isolate GPD5lz chromosome 11, ASM2569854v1, whole genome shotgun sequence harbors:
- the LOC105802060 gene encoding formin-like protein 20 isoform X2 gives MALFRRLFYRKPPDRLLEISEHVYVFDCCFTADVLEEDEFKVYMGSIVAQLQDYFPDASFMVFNFREGDRRSRISDILSEYDMTVMDYPRQYEGCPLLPLEMIHHFLRSSDSWLSLEGQQNVLLMHCERGGWPVLAFMLASLLLYRKQYSGEQKTLEMVYKQAPRDLLKLLSPLNPRPSHLRYLQYISRRNLSSDWPPAHTPRDLDCIILRVLPLFEGGEGCRPVIHVYGMDPKTPANRSSKLLFSTSKTKKQVPYFRKEECALVTIDTHCHIQGDVVLECVHLYDDLVHEETIFRVMFHTAFVRRNILIFNHDDVDVLWDARHQFPKDFTVEVVFMDRDAVVPNLPRVATKSEDRNDGECASPEEFFEVEEIFSNAVDAVEGKVDVLDGKVDALDGKVDYDSQIVHENKPEQKDILREDVDSHLLDGKVDYNSQIVHENKPEQKDISREDVDPHALDGKVDYDSQIVHENKPEQKDILREDVDPHRIQECSTYDGNKKQDVKFDSSIDAVKDIAMDDVNYKLHMKLDSDINAVKDIAVDDGDIKAGSVEFTINLLRERETKEVTEDVLGKLEDTADTGNREESVPLKKQRLKTDVSRSKPEKILPISKKQDGLSPKPASDSALVKPKSRQLEPQGQPARPAKPNAVSRWIPPNKGSYANSMHVSYPPSRPNSAPPVPSSTLRKSKSVSNLKGSIGAVISKDVSSKQKCQKVDDTKTSKDFSSEQKGQKVDLTKPSGSPKEIYTAPIIPTPLPGLQQSVYIPPSTPAAAPPPAPPSPPPPRSLLASQSLEENTISILPPPLSGNVSRMSFAALSTPPPPPPPPPCTAIKVHTTGMLSQNPVAVPPPLPPSPPFSNPQISKLFSSRPPPSPPLKSRFSSAFLNVLHSQAPPRPSPVRSLGTSKLGNVPSFHQKPPPTPPTQGAMAPSIMHEVLSAPSPPLAPPLCDAPSSPPLPPLVPTRHVPLPPPPPPPPPQYRALAPLSQPMPHYIASTPPILLPPPLLLGMCASSSLPSPMPHSPSPPLELPPLMSTTPSPPPPPLTSAPTPPPLPPSMSTTSIPPSPPLLICSATIPPPPPSQPPLMSSALPPPPSAPLLMSNASLPPTPPSPPSISSCPPPPALPLPSMSSVLLPPLAPLPPLMSSVPPPPPPPPTPSPLSVYGTPLPSSPLAPSMSSDPPPQLPSMSNALLPPPSPPSLTTIAPLPFLPSPSFSMTSVPPPPPSSLPPQLTSSAPIPSPPSPSSSTTSVPLPPPPSPPFSATIAPHPPPPSPPSSTTTVPLPLTSPPFSTTIASSPPSPPPPPMCSTPLPPFSPPFSTTIASSPPSPPPPPMCSTPLPPPSPPSLTNIVPSPPAPQLPSMSSASLPPPSPPSSVTSALPPSIPPPSPPPLLMSTASFPAPPSPPSLTTSAPPPPSPPPPSISNTPLPPPSVSSAPLPLSLSPTTLMTSAPPPSPSLPSPPPTLMSTAPLPPPSSPPSATTSAPPLLSPSPLSISSIQPLPSSMSSASIPRSPSPTTLTTSALPPPSPPPSSISSTPPPPSPTTSMTSTPAPPSPPPPSISSTPPPPPSMSSASIPPSPSPNTLMTSALLPPPPPSPPPPSISSTPPPPSPTTLTTSAPPPPSPPPPSTSNTQPPPPSISSASLPPSPLSTTFSTSASPPSPPPQLVSSVPPSSPPSMSSVSPPPPPPPSSMFDVPHPPLPPLPGVPPPPPTPFGAPLPPPPPVNEIVAPAPLMHGAPPPPPLPPTIGEPPPPPPSGVPPPPPPPLGIEPPLPAPPFGVGPPPPPPPPGGGAPPPPPPPGGGAPPPPPPPGGGAPPPGGGAPPPPPPPGGGAPGPPAPPGAVGGGPPPPPPFGAKGADARGRGRGLSRSGAIQTARRSSLKPLHWSKVSRAIQGSLWEELQRHGEPQVAPEFDVSELETLFSNVVPKRSGDKGKGKSAGPKTDKVHLIDLRRANNTEIMLTKVKMPLPDMMAAVLAMDDTVLDVDQVENLIKFCPTKEEMELLKNYTGDKESLGKCEQYFLELMKVPRVESKLRVFCFKIQFRTQVSEFKRSLNIVNSACNEVRNSLKLKDLMKKILYLGNTLNQGTARGAAVGFKLDSLLKLTDTRASTSRMTLMHYLCKVLAAKKPALLDFHLDFVSLEAATKIQLKALAEEMQAIIKGLEKVKQELAASENDGPVSEVFHKTLKEFVSGAEAEAASVTNLYSTTGRNADALALYFGEDPARCPFEQVELVQCSYFNTLKFCEVVSKSTRRECKGG, from the exons ATGGCGCTGTTCAGACGCTTGTTTTACCGGAAGCCGCCGGATCGGCTTCTCGAGATCTCCGAACATGTCTacg TATTTGACTGTTGCTTCACTGCTGACGTTTTGGAAGAAGATGAGTTCAAAGTGTATATGGGTAGCATTGTGGCACAGCTACAAGACTACTTTCCAGATGCttctttcatggtttttaatttCAGAGAAGGGGACAGGCGGAGCCGAATTTCGGACATTTTAAGCGAGTATGACATGACAGTTATGGACTACCCACGGCAATATGAGGGATGCCCGTTGCTGCCACTTGAAATGATTCATCACTTCCTTCGATCGAGTGACAGCTGGTTGTCATTGGAAGGGCAGCAGAATGTGCTTTTGATGCACTGTGAAAGAGGAGGATGGCCTGTACTCGCTTTCATGCTTGCCAGTCTTCTGTTATATCGAAAACAATATAGTGGCGAGCAGAAGACTCTTGAAATGGTCTACAAGCAAGCTCCTAGGGACCTTCTCAAGCTTCTGTCCCCTTTGAACCCTCGGCCTTCTCATTTGAGATATTTGCAGTATATTTCTAGAAGGAATTTGAGTTCTGATTGGCCTCCAGCACATACACCTAGAGATTTGGATTGCATAATTCTTAGAGTTCTTCCTCTTTTTGAAGGGGGAGAAGGCTGCAGGCCAGTTATACATGTTTATGGAATGGACCCCAAAACACCAGCCAATAGAAGTTCTAAGCTTCTGTTTTCAACTTCAAAGACGAAAAAGCAAGTTCCTTACTTCCGAAAG GAAGAGTGTGCATTGGTGACAATAGATACTCATTGTCATATTCAAGGGGATGTTGTGCTTGAGTGCGTCCATTTATATGACGATTTGGTACATGAAGAGACGATATTCAGAGTTATGTTTCACACAGCGTTTGTTCgaagaaatattttaatattcaatcaCGATGATGTTGATGTGTTGTGGGATGCCAGGCATCAATTTCCAAAGGACTTCACAGTAGAG GTGGTTTTTATGGACCGTGATGCGGTTGTCCCTAATCTCCCCAGAGTCGCAACAAAAAGTGAAGATCGGAATGACGGTGAATGTGCTTCACCAGAGGAATTTTTCGAGGTGGAAGAGATCTTCAGCAATGCAGTTGATGCGGTGGAGGGAAAGGTTGATGTGCTGGATGGAAAAGTCGATGCGCTGGATGGAAAGGTGGATTACGACAGTCAGATAGTTCATGAAAACAAGCCAGAGCAGAAAGATATCTTGAGAGAGGATGTAGATTCCCATTTGCTGGATGGAAAGGTGGATTACAACAGTCAGATAGTCCATGAAAACAAGCCAGAGCAGAAAGATATCTCAAGGGAGGATGTAGATCCCCATGCACTGGATGGAAAGGTGGATTATGACAGTCAGATAGTTCATGAAAACAAGCCAGAGCAGAAAGATATCTTGAGGGAAGATGTAGATCCCCATAGAATTCAAGAATGTTCCACATATGATGGGAATAAAAAACAGGATGTCAAGTTTGATTCTAGTATAGATGCAGTGAAGGACATAGCTATGGATGATGTGAATTACAAATTACACATGAAGCTGGATTCTGACATTAATGCTGTGAAAGACATAGCTGTTGATGATGGAGACATTAAGGCCGGTTCAGTGGAATTTACTATCAACCtgttgagagagagagaaaccAAGGAGGTGACGGAAGATGTGCTTGGCAAGTTGGAAGACACGGCAGATACAGGCAATAGAGAAGAATCTGTTCCACTGAAGAAGCAAAGGTTGAAAACCGATGTTTCCAGATCTAAACCCGAGAAAATACTGCCTATTTCAAAGAAACAAGACGGGCTGTCTCCAAAACCAGCTTCAGATTCTGCTCTGGTGAAACCAAAGAGCCGACAACTAGAACCTCAGGGCCAACCTGCAAGGCCAGCAAAGCCAAATGCCGTATCTCGGTGGATCCCTCCTAACAAGGGATCTTATGCTAATTCGATGCATGTATCGTATCCACCATCAAGACCTAATAGTGCACCACCTGTACCATCCAGTACTTTGAGGAAATCGAAGTCTGTTTCCAATCTAAAGGGTTCTATTGGAGCTGTGATTTCAAAGGATGTTTCATCCAAGCAAAAATGTCAGAAGGTTGACGATACAAAGACTTCAAAGGATTTTTCATCCGAGCAAAAAGGTCAGAAGGTTGACCTTACAAAGCCTTCAGGCTCtccaaaagaaatatatacCGCTCCAATAATTCCAACACCACTGCCTGGCTTACAGCAATCAGTATATATTCCACCTAGCACTCCAGCAGCTGCACCACCACCTGCTCCTCCTTCCCCACCTCCACCAAGATCTTTGTTGGCTTCACAATCTTTGGAAGAAAATACAATATCTATACTACCTCCCCCACTTTCTGGAAATGTTTCTAGAATGTCTTTTGCTGCATTATCTAcccctcctcctcctcctccaccaccACCTTGCACAGCAATAAAAGTACATACTACTGGGATGCTTTCTCAAAATCCAGTGGCAGTTCCTCCACCACTGCCTCCCTCTCCCCCATTTTCTAATCCTCAGATTTCTAAACTCTTTTCGTCTCGTCCACCACCTTCACCACCTTTGAAGTCTAGGTTTTCTTCAGCTTTCCTTAATGTACTACATTCTCAAGCTCCTCCTCGCCCATCTCCTGTCAGATCATTGGGTACATCAAAACTTGGTAATGTACCTTCTTTCCATCAAAAGCCCCCTCCCACTCCTCCAACTCAAGGTGCTATGGCTCCATCTATCATGCATGAAGTGCTATCAGCACCTTCTCCACCCCTAGCCCCTCCATTGTGTGATGCTCCAtcctcccctcccctcccaccTCTAGTACCCACTAGACATGTACCTTTGCCACCCCCACCCCCCCCACCACCTCCTCAGTATAGAGCTTTGGCACCTCTATCGCAACCAATGCCTCATTACATAGCCTCTACTCCACCAATACTACTACCACCACCTTTATTGCTGGGAATGTGTGCATCTTCTTCACTGCCCTCACCAATGCCTCATTCTCCATCTCCTCCCCTTGAACTACCCCCATTGATGTCTACTACCCCATCTCCTCCACCACCTCCATTAACTAGTGCCCCAACTCCACCTCCACTACCCCCATCAATGTCTACTACCTCAATTCCTCCTTCACCACCCTTATTGATCTGTAGTGCCACAATTCCTCCTCCACCTCCATCACAACCCCCATTGATGTCTAGTGCCCTCCCTCCTCCACCTTCAGCACCCCTATTGATGTCTAACGCGTCACTTCCTCCGACACCTCCATCACCCCCATCAATATCTAGCTGCCCTCCTCCTCCTGCTCTTCCACTCCCATCAATGTCTAGCGTCCTACTTCCTCCTCTAGCTCCACTACCCCCCTTGATGTCTAGTGTtccacctccacctcctcctcctccaACTCCATCACCCTTATCAGTGTATGGCACCCCACTTCCTTCATCTCCACTAGCCCCATCAATGTCTAGTGACCCACCTCCACAACTCCCATCAATGTCTAATGCCCTACTTCCTCCACCTTCACCACCCTCTTTGACGACTATTGCCCCACTTCCTTTTCTACCTTCACCATCCTTTTCAATGACTAGTGTCCCACCTCCTCCACCTTCATCTCTACCTCCCCAATTGACATCTAGTGCTCCAATTCCTTCTCCGCCTTCACCATCCTCTTCAACAACTAGTGTCCCACTTCCTCCTCCACCTTCACCACCCTTTTCAGCAACTATTGCCCCACATCCTCCTCCACCTTCACCACCCTCTTCAACGACTACTGTCCCACTTCCTCTAACCTCACCACCTTTTTCAACTACTATTGCCTCGTCTCCTCCATCTCCACCACCTCCACCAATGTGTAGTACTCCACTTCCTCCATTTTCACCACCCTTTTCAACTACTATTGCCTCGTCTCCTCCATCTCCACCACCCCCACCAATGTGTAGTACTCCACTTCCTCCGCCTTCACCACCCTCTTTGACTAATATTGTCCCATCTCCTCCAGCTCCACAACTCCCATCAATGTCTAGTGCTTCACTTCCTCCACCTTCACCACCTTCTTCGGTTACTAGTGCCTTACCTCCTTCAATTCCACCACCATCTCCACCTCCCCTATTGATGTCTACTGCCTCGTTTCCTGCTCCACCTTCACCACCCTCTTTGACAACTAGTGCCCCACCTCCTCCATCTCCACCACCCCCATCAATATCTAACACCCCACTTCCTCCCCCGTCGGTATCTAGTGCTCCACTTCCTCTTTCACTTTCGCCAACCACTTTGATGACTAGTGCCCCACCTCCTTCACCTTCACTACCATCTCCACCTCCCACATTGATGTCTACTGCCCCACTTCCTCCTCCATCTTCACCACCCTCTGCAACGACTAGTGCCCCACCTCTTTTGTCTCCATCACCCCTATCAATATCTAGCATCCAACCTCTTCCCTCATCGATGTCTAGTGCTTCAATTCCTCGTTCTCCTTCACCAACCACTTTGACAACTAGTGCCCTACCTCCTCCATCTCCACCACCTTCTTCAATATCTAGCACCCCACCTCCTCCTTCACCAACCACTTCGATGACTAGTACCCCAGCTCCTCCATCTCCACCACCCCCATCAATATCTAGCACCCCACCTCCTCCCCCATCGATGTCTAGTGCTTCAATTCCTCCTTCACCTTCACCAAATACTTTGATGACTAGTGCCCTACTCCCTCCACCTCCTCCATCTCCACCACCCCCATCAATATCTAGCACCCCACCTCCTCCTTCACCAACCACTTTGACGACTAGTGCCCCACCTCCTCCATCTCCACCGCCCCCATCAACATCTAACACCCAACCTCCTCCCCCATCGATATCTAGTGCTTCACTTCCTCCTTCACCTTTATCAACCACTTTTTCAACTAGTGCCTCACCTCCATCTCCACCACCCCAATTGGTGTCTAGTGTCCCACCTTCATCACCCCCATCGATGTCTAGTGTCTCACCTCCTCCACCTCCACCACCCTCATCAATGTTTGATGTCCCTCATCCACCCCTTCCCCCATTACCTGGAGTGCCACCTCCACCTCCTACCCCCTTTGGAGCACCACTCCCACCACCTCCACCTGTTAATGAAATTGTAGCACCAGCCCCACTTATGCATGGAGCTCCACCACCTCCACCGTTGCCTCCTACTATTGGAGAACCACCTCCACCGCCACCTTCTGGGGTACCGCCACCTCCACCGCCGCCTCTTGGAATTGAACCACCACTTCCAGCGCCACCTTTTGGAGTTGGACCACCACCGCCACCACCACCTCCAGGAGGAGGAGCACCACCTCCGCCACCACCTCCTGGTGGAGGAGCACCACCTCCGCCACCACCTCCTGGAGGAGGAGCACCACCTCCTGGTGGTGGAGCACCACCTCCGCCACCACCTCCTGGAGGAGGAGCTCCTGGCCCTCCAGCACCACCTGGAGCTGTTGGTGGTGGACCTCCGCCGCCTCCACCATTCGGTGCCAAAGGAGCTGACGCAAGAGGAAGAGGGCGTGGGCTATCACGTTCAGGAGCTATTCAAACAGCTAGGAGATCCTCCTTAAAGCCCTTACACTGGAGTAAAGTCTCAAGGGCAATACAAGGAAGCTTATGGGAAGAATTGCAAAGACATGGAGAGCCTCAAGT TGCACCAGAATTTGATGTGTCAGAGCTTGAGACTCTTTTCTCCAACGTTGTTCCTAAGCGTTCAGGTGACAAAGGGAAAGGCAAGTCAGCTGGACCAAAAACTGACAAAGTCCACCTG ATTGACTTGAGGAGGGCTAACAACACTGAAATTATGCTCACTAAAGTTAAGATGCCACTTCCTGATATGATG GCTGCAGTGCTAGCAATGGATGATACGGTATTAGATGTTGATCAAGTGGAAAATCTCATAAAATTTTGTCCAACTAAAGAGGAAATGGAACTTCTCAAG aactACACTGGTGACAAGGAGAGTCTAGGGAAGTGTGAACAG TACTTTTTGGAGCTGATGAAAGTGCCACGAGTAGAGTCAAAACTAAGAGTGTTTTGTTTCAAGATTCAGTTCCGAACTCAG GTTTCTGAATTTAAAAGGAGCTTAAATATTGTAAATTCTGCATGTAATGAG GTACGAAATTCCCTTAAATTGAAGGATCTCATGAAGAAAATTCTCTATCTAGGAAATACATTGAACCAAGGAACTGCAAGGG GTGCTGCTGTTGGGTTTAAGTTGGACAGTCTTCTAAAGCTCACAGATACACGTGCTTCTACCAGCAGGATGACGCTAATGCACTATCTTTGCAAG GTCCTAGCTGCCAAGAAACCAGCTCTATTAGATTTTCACCTCGATTTTGTTAGCCTTGAAGCTGCAACTAAG ATACAATTAAAAGCTTTAGCAGAAGAAATGCAAGCTATAATTAAGGGATTAGAAAAGGTTAAGCAGGAGCTGGCTGCCTCAGAAAATGACGGTCCTGTTTCCGAAGTTTTCCATAAG